The following are from one region of the Thermococcus cleftensis genome:
- a CDS encoding 2,3-bisphosphoglycerate-independent phosphoglycerate mutase: MKKRKGLLIILDGLGDRPIEEFGGKTPLEYADTPNMDRLAKIGILGQQDPIKPGQPAGSDTAHLSIFGYDPYEVYRGRGYLEAMGVGLDLSEDDLAFRVNFATIENGVITDRRAGRISTEEAHELAKAVQENVKLPVDFIFVGATGHRAVLVLKGMASGYRVGENDPHEAGKPPHKFTWEDEESRKVAEILEEFVQKAHEVLEKHPVNEKRRKEGKQVANYLLIRGAGTYPGIPMKFTEQWKVKAAAVIAVSLVKGVARAIGFDVYTPEGATGEYNTDEMAKARKVIELLNDYDFVFLHFKPTDAAGHDNNPRLKAEMIEKADRMIGYIIDHINLEDVVIAITGDHSTPCEVMNHSGDPVPVLIAGGGIRTDYTESFGERECMRGGLGRIKGHDIVPIMMDLMNRSEKFGA, translated from the coding sequence ATGAAGAAGAGGAAGGGACTTCTTATAATCCTAGACGGCCTCGGCGACAGGCCGATAGAGGAGTTCGGGGGGAAGACCCCGCTGGAGTACGCAGACACCCCGAACATGGACAGGCTCGCTAAGATAGGAATCCTCGGCCAGCAGGACCCGATAAAGCCCGGACAGCCTGCCGGGAGTGACACAGCTCACCTGAGCATCTTCGGCTACGATCCGTACGAGGTCTACCGCGGCAGGGGCTACCTCGAGGCGATGGGAGTGGGCCTTGACCTGAGTGAGGACGACCTAGCTTTCCGCGTGAACTTTGCGACCATAGAGAACGGAGTCATCACCGACAGGAGAGCTGGCAGAATAAGCACCGAAGAGGCCCACGAGCTTGCGAAGGCAGTTCAGGAGAACGTTAAGCTCCCGGTTGATTTCATCTTCGTTGGCGCCACCGGCCACAGGGCAGTTCTTGTGCTCAAAGGCATGGCTTCCGGTTATCGCGTCGGGGAGAACGATCCCCACGAGGCCGGAAAACCACCGCACAAGTTCACCTGGGAGGACGAAGAGAGCAGGAAAGTTGCCGAAATCCTTGAGGAGTTCGTCCAGAAGGCCCACGAGGTTCTTGAAAAGCACCCGGTCAATGAGAAGCGCAGGAAGGAGGGCAAGCAGGTAGCTAACTACCTGCTCATTCGCGGTGCTGGGACCTACCCCGGAATCCCGATGAAGTTTACCGAGCAGTGGAAAGTTAAGGCCGCTGCCGTTATAGCCGTCTCTCTCGTCAAAGGAGTCGCGAGGGCGATAGGTTTCGACGTGTATACTCCAGAGGGCGCGACTGGGGAATACAACACCGATGAGATGGCCAAGGCAAGGAAAGTAATCGAGCTTTTGAATGACTACGACTTCGTCTTCCTCCACTTCAAGCCGACAGATGCAGCAGGTCACGACAACAATCCAAGGCTCAAGGCAGAGATGATCGAGAAGGCGGACAGAATGATAGGCTACATCATCGATCACATCAACCTTGAGGACGTTGTCATAGCGATAACGGGCGACCACTCAACGCCATGTGAGGTCATGAACCACAGTGGCGATCCTGTTCCGGTTCTCATAGCTGGCGGGGGAATCAGGACAGACTACACCGAGAGCTTTGGTGAGCGCGAGTGCATGCGCGGTGGCCTCGGAAGGATCAAGGGCCACGATATCGTGCCCATTATGATGGATCTGATGAACAGGAGTGAGAAGTTCGGGGCCTAA
- a CDS encoding DNA-directed RNA polymerase subunit P, with product MVMAVYRCAKCGREVELDLENTREVRCPYCGSKILYKPRPRVARRVKAI from the coding sequence ATGGTGATGGCCGTTTACCGCTGCGCGAAGTGCGGAAGGGAGGTCGAGCTCGACCTCGAGAACACCAGGGAAGTCCGCTGCCCCTACTGCGGCAGCAAGATACTCTACAAGCCCAGGCCGAGGGTGGCCAGGCGCGTAAAGGCGATCTGA
- a CDS encoding DUF2202 domain-containing protein gives MKKLGILVAGLLLLAVLGAGCITGDSTMETTTVSPSGGPPEDRGYGGIPGEGYSEVPNVSAMPYQELSQDEIDAILYMREEEKLARDVYLVLYNKTGLPVFQNIAKSEQTHMDMVLSLIEKYNLTDPVEGMGVGEFKSTEMQNLYEELVSKGSVNEVEALKVGALIEEIDIKDLEEWLKRTDNEDVKAVFESLMAGSENHLRAFTRLLENRYDVTYSPQVLSQEEYLSIVGR, from the coding sequence GTGAAGAAGCTGGGCATCCTGGTAGCTGGCCTGCTCCTACTCGCGGTATTGGGTGCTGGTTGTATAACGGGAGACTCAACGATGGAAACTACGACGGTTTCCCCCAGCGGAGGACCTCCCGAGGACAGGGGGTACGGTGGAATTCCTGGGGAAGGCTACTCGGAAGTTCCCAACGTCTCGGCGATGCCCTATCAAGAGCTGAGCCAAGACGAAATTGACGCCATACTCTACATGCGAGAGGAGGAGAAGCTCGCCAGAGACGTCTACCTCGTGCTGTACAATAAGACTGGACTTCCGGTGTTCCAGAACATAGCGAAGAGCGAACAGACCCACATGGATATGGTGCTCTCGCTCATAGAGAAGTACAACCTCACCGACCCGGTGGAGGGAATGGGGGTCGGGGAGTTCAAAAGTACCGAGATGCAAAACCTCTACGAAGAGCTGGTCTCCAAGGGAAGTGTGAACGAGGTTGAGGCCCTCAAGGTCGGCGCGCTGATAGAGGAGATAGACATCAAGGACCTTGAGGAGTGGCTGAAGAGAACCGACAACGAGGACGTAAAGGCGGTCTTCGAGAGCCTCATGGCCGGCAGCGAGAACCACCTCAGGGCCTTCACGAGGCTGCTAGAGAACCGGTACGACGTAACCTATTCCCCCCAGGTTCTGAGCCAGGAGGAGTACCTCAGCATAGTGGGCCGCTGA
- a CDS encoding 50S ribosomal protein L37ae encodes MGRTTKVGSAGRFGPRYGLKIRRRVAAVEAKMKQKHVCPVCGRKAVRRISTGIWQCQKCGATFAGGAYLPTTPAGKVAKRVTASKA; translated from the coding sequence ATGGGAAGGACTACCAAGGTCGGTTCCGCTGGAAGGTTCGGTCCAAGGTACGGTCTCAAGATTAGAAGAAGAGTGGCCGCCGTTGAGGCCAAGATGAAGCAGAAGCACGTCTGCCCGGTCTGCGGAAGGAAGGCCGTCAGGAGGATAAGCACAGGCATATGGCAGTGCCAGAAGTGCGGTGCCACCTTCGCCGGCGGTGCCTACCTGCCGACCACTCCGGCGGGAAAGGTCGCCAAGCGTGTCACGGCCTCCAAGGCCTGA
- a CDS encoding DHH family phosphoesterase, with the protein MKGKLKLKRFLEGSRDRSFLLLCHHNADPDSLGSAIAFALYLKSIGVERIRIGVAQSVSSYAKRLLAFSPVPVEKNPAVKEDVVVIFDTSSLEQLEPIEIPRGKFVVLIDHHIEKERPIRADIAVVDSSRTSTAEIVWELFKYFGFYDETAVKALLAGIVTDTANFRFANARTFKAVSEMLERFPVQMGEIFQLVAPASDENIDQAKRMAVLKACQRMEIRKFRRYIIAVSKVSAYESLACKVFLQLGADIAVVGSEKKGVRISARAKESLVKKGLHLGKIMEKVGPVIEGSGGGHAGAAGANGKANLDKAIKLILKEIEKFLREVD; encoded by the coding sequence ATGAAGGGAAAACTCAAACTTAAACGCTTCCTTGAAGGCTCAAGGGACAGGTCCTTCCTGCTTCTCTGCCACCACAACGCCGACCCCGACTCCCTCGGCTCGGCGATAGCCTTCGCCCTCTACCTCAAATCAATCGGGGTCGAGAGGATTAGAATAGGCGTCGCCCAGAGCGTCTCCTCCTACGCCAAGCGGCTTTTAGCGTTCTCCCCCGTTCCCGTTGAGAAGAACCCGGCGGTTAAAGAAGATGTGGTTGTAATCTTCGATACCTCCTCCCTCGAACAGCTCGAGCCGATTGAAATCCCGCGCGGGAAGTTCGTCGTTCTCATCGACCACCACATCGAGAAGGAGAGACCGATTAGAGCTGACATAGCGGTCGTTGATTCATCGCGCACCTCAACTGCCGAGATAGTCTGGGAGCTGTTCAAATACTTCGGCTTCTACGACGAGACCGCCGTTAAAGCCCTCCTGGCGGGAATAGTCACCGACACCGCCAACTTCCGCTTCGCCAACGCGAGGACCTTCAAAGCGGTAAGTGAGATGCTGGAGCGCTTCCCGGTTCAGATGGGTGAGATTTTCCAGCTTGTAGCCCCTGCCAGCGACGAGAACATCGACCAAGCAAAGCGCATGGCGGTCCTAAAGGCCTGCCAGAGAATGGAGATAAGGAAGTTCAGGAGGTACATCATTGCCGTCTCGAAGGTTTCCGCCTACGAGTCGCTCGCCTGCAAGGTCTTCCTCCAGCTCGGGGCCGATATAGCGGTTGTGGGGAGTGAGAAGAAGGGAGTGAGGATTTCGGCGAGGGCAAAGGAGAGTCTCGTCAAGAAGGGCCTTCACCTCGGTAAAATCATGGAAAAGGTCGGACCGGTGATAGAGGGCTCAGGTGGTGGACACGCGGGAGCGGCCGGGGCAAACGGTAAGGCCAACCTTGATAAGGCGATAAAGCTAATCCTTAAGGAGATTGAGAAGTTCCTCAGGGAGGTGGACTGA
- a CDS encoding prefoldin subunit beta: MQNIPPQVQAMLGQLESYQQQLQLVIQQKQKVQLELTEAKKALEEIEKVDDGATIYKTVGTLIVRTEKGKAVEELKEKVETLEVRLNALERQEKKLNEKLKELTAQIQSALRPTAG; encoded by the coding sequence ATGCAGAACATTCCGCCCCAGGTTCAGGCCATGCTCGGTCAGCTTGAGAGCTACCAGCAGCAGCTCCAGCTCGTCATTCAGCAGAAGCAGAAGGTCCAGCTCGAGCTCACCGAGGCAAAGAAGGCCCTCGAAGAGATCGAGAAGGTCGATGATGGAGCTACCATATACAAGACCGTCGGAACGCTCATCGTCAGGACCGAGAAGGGCAAGGCCGTCGAGGAGCTGAAGGAGAAGGTCGAGACGCTGGAGGTCAGGCTCAACGCCCTCGAGAGGCAGGAGAAGAAGCTCAACGAGAAGCTCAAGGAACTCACCGCTCAGATACAGTCCGCCCTCAGGCCCACCGCGGGCTGA
- a CDS encoding DUF3194 domain-containing protein: protein MDEGSSGRRVIHIGLPKLSEEQLMEIGEIAQETVIKHVFDTLNRSDVKDIEVTMRINREETLDLEMEVYLEVPVFVRVDVDGLIEEAVERAYEAVERKLREIANEGKTQT from the coding sequence ATGGACGAGGGAAGCAGCGGAAGGAGGGTTATCCACATCGGTCTGCCGAAGCTGAGCGAGGAGCAGCTGATGGAGATAGGCGAGATCGCCCAGGAGACTGTGATAAAGCACGTCTTCGACACCCTCAACCGGAGCGACGTGAAGGACATCGAGGTGACGATGAGGATAAACCGCGAAGAAACGCTCGACCTTGAGATGGAGGTTTACCTGGAGGTTCCGGTCTTCGTCAGGGTGGACGTCGATGGGCTGATAGAGGAGGCCGTCGAGAGGGCCTACGAGGCCGTTGAGAGGAAGCTGAGGGAGATTGCCAATGAAGGGAAAACTCAAACTTAA
- a CDS encoding aldehyde ferredoxin oxidoreductase family protein, whose translation MFAYHNKIARVNLTTGKVTYEELPDDVTRKFIGGKGLGYYLIYREVPPGTDPLSEANKFVFAPGGLTGLIPGSSKVIAVSKSPETRLISDSSGGDAFGPKLKGHFDALVIEGKAEEPVYLHVHDGEVEIRDAKHLWGKGNYEVAGELWKEYPKASIASIGPAGEKLSRIANVIYDTERASGRGGLGAVLGSKKVKAVVVEPGEKPGVAEPEEFQRLWREFYDHFATDPKYEHSRNYGTSDGLRSSASLGMSPAYNFSRPHIPDELASKLAGDEVKKYEVEPEWFVHGKSCPIKCARYVEVEYRGRKIRVKPEYESIAMLGAATGVFNFPAVAYFNWLVNDLGLDSIATGNTIGWLFEMVERGLVGKEEIGFPVKGWGDEEAEERLIRLMAERKGIGAVLADGVKRACERLGRGCEFAVHVKGMESPAWDPRGRRTYALSYATADVGASHLRGWPRPHQLPNQGPAKELVPSLIEARDESYITDMLGTCKFVSYKMEDLARFYSLATGEEWTVEELRKRAWAVESIARIHDALDWVTPPLDDVIPPRWWEPEPDGPAEGNKAFTDHNDFLEARREFYRLRGWHEELGVPLPETMEELGYGEFRGDAERALEVVRKRVGV comes from the coding sequence ATGTTTGCCTACCACAACAAAATAGCGCGGGTAAATCTGACAACTGGAAAGGTTACCTACGAGGAACTCCCCGATGATGTCACAAGGAAGTTCATCGGCGGGAAGGGCCTCGGCTACTACCTGATCTACCGCGAGGTTCCGCCGGGAACCGACCCGCTGAGCGAGGCGAACAAGTTTGTCTTCGCCCCCGGGGGATTGACCGGCCTCATTCCTGGCTCAAGCAAGGTCATAGCGGTGAGCAAGAGTCCCGAGACGCGCCTGATAAGCGACTCCAGCGGCGGGGACGCCTTCGGGCCCAAGCTCAAGGGCCACTTCGATGCGCTGGTCATAGAGGGAAAGGCCGAGGAGCCGGTTTACCTCCACGTTCACGACGGGGAGGTCGAGATCAGGGACGCGAAGCATCTCTGGGGGAAGGGCAACTACGAGGTTGCCGGGGAGCTGTGGAAAGAATATCCTAAGGCGAGCATAGCCTCGATAGGCCCCGCCGGCGAAAAGCTGAGCAGGATAGCCAACGTTATCTACGACACCGAGAGGGCCAGCGGCAGGGGCGGTCTCGGCGCCGTTCTCGGGAGCAAGAAGGTCAAAGCTGTTGTCGTCGAGCCGGGTGAAAAGCCCGGGGTTGCGGAGCCGGAGGAGTTCCAGAGGCTCTGGCGGGAGTTCTACGACCACTTCGCCACAGACCCCAAGTACGAGCACAGCAGGAACTACGGCACGAGCGATGGCCTGAGGAGCTCAGCTTCCCTCGGAATGAGCCCGGCCTACAACTTCTCGAGGCCCCACATACCGGACGAGCTTGCGAGCAAACTGGCTGGAGACGAGGTCAAGAAGTACGAGGTTGAGCCGGAGTGGTTCGTCCACGGCAAGAGCTGTCCGATAAAGTGCGCCCGTTACGTCGAGGTGGAATACAGGGGAAGAAAAATCCGCGTCAAGCCCGAGTACGAGAGCATAGCCATGCTCGGAGCAGCAACCGGAGTGTTCAACTTTCCAGCCGTTGCGTACTTCAACTGGCTGGTGAACGACCTCGGGCTGGACAGCATAGCTACCGGTAACACCATCGGCTGGCTCTTCGAGATGGTAGAGCGCGGTCTCGTCGGGAAGGAGGAGATAGGCTTCCCCGTTAAAGGCTGGGGCGACGAGGAGGCCGAGGAGAGGCTCATAAGGCTGATGGCCGAGAGGAAGGGCATCGGCGCGGTTCTGGCGGACGGTGTGAAGAGGGCCTGCGAGCGCCTGGGTAGAGGTTGTGAGTTCGCGGTACACGTCAAGGGCATGGAAAGCCCCGCCTGGGACCCGCGCGGAAGGAGAACCTACGCTTTAAGCTACGCCACGGCAGACGTCGGAGCGAGCCACCTCCGTGGCTGGCCGAGGCCCCACCAGCTCCCCAACCAGGGGCCTGCGAAGGAGCTGGTGCCCTCGCTCATCGAGGCGAGGGACGAGAGCTACATCACCGACATGCTCGGAACCTGCAAGTTCGTGTCCTACAAGATGGAAGACCTGGCCAGGTTCTACTCCCTCGCGACGGGCGAGGAGTGGACAGTGGAGGAGCTTAGAAAAAGGGCCTGGGCGGTTGAGAGCATCGCGCGCATACACGACGCCCTCGACTGGGTCACGCCGCCGCTCGACGATGTAATTCCGCCGCGCTGGTGGGAGCCGGAGCCGGACGGGCCGGCGGAGGGCAACAAAGCTTTCACTGACCACAACGACTTCCTTGAGGCTAGGAGGGAGTTCTACAGGCTCAGGGGCTGGCACGAGGAGCTTGGCGTTCCATTGCCGGAGACGATGGAGGAGCTCGGTTATGGGGAGTTCAGGGGAGATGCGGAGAGGGCACTGGAGGTCGTGAGGAAGAGGGTGGGAGTTTAG
- a CDS encoding translation initiation factor IF-2 N-terminal domain-containing protein, giving the protein MRASALVRGVIDLLLTVVFAIVLVTGIGLYLAPSGRIADTIGWTFLGMDKDTLTNVHTYFGFAMAGLVSIHLAIGLKSMWVMLKSAFRGSRFKVAAAFVIPLLLLAAGYQAFATYVVEEEEESTDYTYEDYSYEDNTTVYITGTMMKYYTFEQLAQEFNVPVTDLLEQLKERGIEASANDTLAEIEYEYDLDREEFKAMLEEIITELRGEEG; this is encoded by the coding sequence ATGAGAGCCTCGGCCCTCGTCAGGGGTGTCATCGACCTCCTGCTGACGGTCGTGTTCGCTATTGTGCTGGTGACCGGAATAGGACTGTACCTTGCACCCAGCGGCAGAATCGCCGATACCATCGGCTGGACCTTCCTGGGCATGGACAAGGACACACTCACCAACGTTCACACCTACTTCGGCTTCGCCATGGCGGGCTTGGTGTCAATACACCTGGCAATAGGCCTGAAGAGCATGTGGGTGATGCTGAAGTCAGCTTTCAGGGGATCCAGGTTCAAGGTGGCCGCGGCCTTCGTGATTCCACTGCTCCTGCTCGCCGCTGGCTACCAGGCCTTTGCAACGTACGTCGTGGAGGAAGAGGAGGAGAGCACCGACTACACTTACGAGGACTATTCCTACGAGGACAACACCACTGTGTACATAACGGGCACGATGATGAAGTACTACACCTTTGAGCAGCTCGCCCAGGAGTTCAACGTCCCGGTTACTGATCTGCTGGAACAGCTAAAGGAGCGTGGGATAGAAGCTAGCGCCAACGACACCCTAGCCGAAATAGAGTATGAATATGACCTTGACAGGGAGGAGTTCAAGGCGATGCTCGAGGAGATAATAACCGAGCTGAGGGGTGAAGAGGGGTGA
- a CDS encoding tRNA-binding protein yields the protein MWDTSKDYRLLVAEKSVELFLKTVEGAKFKGKWNKKGAIQLAKEMIPEIQAMRYSYVEPKELIETPQMKALKEKANGIIEALGGEDWHHKFISLADKSEREKVEEQVAKVRFFLNTILGLDKRLALGKINDPVIAVDIKVGEVMSVGKHPNADRLLVTNVNIGDRAITVVTNDLTVKEGNRVAVALLPPANFRGIVSEGMFLGAGEGVLKDVKGEIGGLPKGVPLEAFNETRNLVEAFLKG from the coding sequence ATGTGGGACACGAGCAAGGATTACCGCTTACTGGTGGCGGAGAAATCGGTGGAGCTGTTCCTGAAGACGGTGGAGGGCGCGAAGTTCAAGGGGAAGTGGAACAAGAAGGGAGCGATTCAACTGGCGAAGGAGATGATTCCCGAGATACAGGCGATGAGGTACAGCTACGTGGAGCCGAAGGAGCTGATTGAGACCCCTCAGATGAAAGCTTTGAAGGAAAAGGCCAACGGTATAATCGAGGCTCTCGGCGGGGAGGACTGGCACCACAAGTTCATCAGCCTGGCAGACAAGAGCGAGCGCGAGAAGGTCGAGGAGCAGGTTGCGAAGGTCCGCTTCTTCCTCAACACCATCCTTGGTCTTGACAAGCGCCTCGCCCTCGGGAAGATAAACGACCCGGTCATAGCGGTGGACATCAAGGTAGGTGAAGTCATGAGCGTTGGCAAGCACCCGAACGCCGACAGGCTTCTCGTCACCAACGTGAACATCGGCGACAGAGCCATTACCGTTGTTACGAACGACCTGACCGTCAAGGAGGGCAACCGCGTGGCCGTCGCTCTGCTCCCACCGGCCAACTTCCGCGGAATAGTCAGTGAGGGCATGTTCCTTGGCGCTGGCGAAGGCGTCCTCAAGGACGTGAAAGGAGAAATAGGTGGTCTGCCAAAGGGTGTCCCCCTGGAGGCCTTCAACGAGACGAGAAACCTCGTGGAGGCGTTTCTGAAGGGGTGA
- a CDS encoding DUF2202 domain-containing protein, whose amino-acid sequence MRKMWFGLGLIALLIGMSLGAVSAWRGQPGPNPYTQQGAVQTAPMINSTLTSYYSDLSQEEIDGLLYMREEEKLARDVYLTLYEIYGLQIFYNIAQSEQTHTDTVLSLIEKYNLTDPASDEIGVFTNPDLQALYDQLVEMGSQSVVDALKVGALIEETDIVDLQERIAQTDNEDIKQVYESLMAGSENHLRAFVSQLEAYGVTYEPQVVSEDYYQSVINSAPAHGFGGPMWTTQPAQDTGIVTGIMNAFRHAWGWMNGLAQRVGIPI is encoded by the coding sequence ATGAGAAAAATGTGGTTTGGACTTGGGCTTATTGCCCTGTTGATAGGAATGTCCCTGGGGGCGGTCTCGGCGTGGCGTGGACAGCCAGGACCGAACCCATACACCCAACAGGGCGCCGTCCAGACGGCCCCGATGATCAACAGCACGCTCACGAGCTACTACTCTGACCTGAGCCAGGAAGAGATAGATGGGCTGCTCTACATGCGAGAGGAGGAGAAGCTCGCCAGAGACGTCTACCTGACGCTCTACGAGATCTATGGGCTCCAGATATTCTACAACATAGCCCAGAGCGAGCAGACTCACACCGATACCGTGCTGAGCCTGATAGAGAAGTACAACCTGACAGATCCTGCCAGCGACGAGATTGGGGTCTTCACCAACCCCGACCTTCAGGCCCTCTACGACCAGCTGGTTGAGATGGGGAGCCAGAGCGTCGTTGATGCCCTCAAGGTTGGCGCGCTGATAGAGGAGACCGACATCGTCGATCTCCAGGAGAGGATAGCCCAGACCGACAATGAGGACATTAAGCAGGTCTACGAGAGCCTCATGGCCGGCAGCGAGAACCACCTCAGGGCCTTCGTGAGCCAGCTTGAGGCCTACGGCGTGACCTACGAGCCCCAGGTCGTCAGCGAGGACTACTACCAGAGCGTCATAAACTCCGCTCCCGCCCACGGTTTTGGGGGCCCGATGTGGACAACCCAGCCCGCGCAGGATACTGGGATAGTCACCGGCATAATGAACGCATTCAGGCACGCCTGGGGCTGGATGAACGGACTCGCCCAGAGGGTTGGTATACCCATCTGA
- a CDS encoding ArsR/SmtB family transcription factor, whose protein sequence is MVQTIEELVKVGEALGNPVRVRILKMLCEKEWYVYELAKKLGISRQLLYLHLKKLEKAGLVESELRLEPGDPRAKKYYRAKQFRIVIDNELLKKLEEV, encoded by the coding sequence ATGGTACAGACGATCGAGGAGCTCGTTAAGGTGGGCGAAGCCCTCGGCAATCCTGTAAGGGTCAGGATACTCAAGATGCTCTGCGAAAAGGAGTGGTACGTCTACGAGCTGGCCAAGAAGCTTGGCATATCACGACAGCTCCTTTACCTCCACCTCAAGAAGCTCGAAAAGGCCGGGCTGGTGGAAAGCGAGCTCCGCCTCGAGCCTGGCGACCCGAGGGCGAAGAAATACTACCGCGCGAAGCAGTTCAGGATAGTCATCGACAACGAGCTGTTGAAGAAGCTGGAGGAGGTGTAA
- a CDS encoding aldo/keto reductase → MSAFRDLKVVGDDRVTAIGLGTWGIGGYESPDYSRDDESVEVLRHGLELGINLIDTAEFYGAGHSEELVGRAIRGFDREELFIVSKVWPSHFGYSQAKRAARASAKRLGTYIDLYLLHWPGDSWRKIEETLHALEELVDEGLIRYIGVSNFDLELLRRSQEAMRRYEIVANEVKYSLKDRWPETSGLLDYMKREKIALIAYTPLEKGSLARNPCLAEIGRKYGKTASQVALNYLIWEENVIAIPKAGRKEHVEENAGAMGWRLSKEDREKARGCV, encoded by the coding sequence TTGAGCGCTTTTAGGGACTTGAAGGTTGTCGGCGATGATAGGGTAACGGCCATAGGTCTGGGAACTTGGGGGATTGGTGGCTACGAGAGCCCTGACTACTCCCGAGACGATGAGAGCGTCGAGGTTCTGAGGCACGGCCTTGAGCTGGGGATCAACCTCATCGACACGGCCGAGTTCTACGGGGCAGGCCATTCCGAGGAGCTCGTCGGGAGGGCAATCAGGGGCTTCGACAGGGAGGAGCTCTTCATAGTCAGCAAGGTCTGGCCGAGCCACTTCGGTTACAGTCAAGCCAAGAGGGCCGCGAGGGCGAGTGCAAAGAGGCTCGGCACCTACATTGACCTCTACCTCCTCCACTGGCCCGGGGATAGCTGGAGGAAAATAGAGGAGACGCTCCACGCGCTGGAGGAGCTGGTCGATGAGGGTCTGATAAGGTACATCGGTGTGAGCAACTTCGACCTTGAGCTACTCAGACGCTCTCAGGAGGCAATGAGGAGGTACGAGATAGTCGCCAACGAGGTGAAGTATTCCCTGAAAGACCGCTGGCCCGAGACGAGCGGTCTGCTCGACTACATGAAGCGGGAGAAGATTGCACTCATAGCCTACACGCCCCTTGAAAAGGGCTCGCTCGCAAGGAACCCCTGCCTGGCGGAGATAGGTAGAAAGTACGGTAAAACAGCTTCTCAGGTTGCGCTCAACTACCTCATCTGGGAGGAGAACGTTATTGCAATTCCCAAGGCAGGACGAAAGGAGCACGTCGAGGAAAACGCCGGGGCGATGGGCTGGAGGCTGAGTAAGGAAGACAGGGAGAAAGCGAGGGGGTGCGTCTGA
- the pcc1 gene encoding KEOPS complex subunit Pcc1 encodes MAEEENWPIEGVIELSFPDEEVARVIYESVLYEHESVPYRRSRIEFLREGNRIVIRFLARDNSALRGTLNSYLRWIKVAMDSLEV; translated from the coding sequence ATGGCTGAAGAGGAAAACTGGCCCATCGAAGGAGTGATAGAGCTGTCCTTTCCAGATGAAGAGGTCGCCAGGGTCATCTATGAAAGCGTCCTCTACGAGCACGAGAGCGTGCCTTACCGGAGAAGCAGGATAGAGTTCCTCCGCGAGGGGAACAGGATAGTAATCCGCTTTCTCGCCAGGGACAACTCGGCCCTGCGCGGAACGCTGAACTCCTACCTCCGGTGGATAAAGGTGGCTATGGATTCCCTGGAAGTTTAG
- a CDS encoding ribosomal biogenesis protein codes for MMLITTSHRPTRRTRSFGHDLEKVFPNSLYLTRGKKTIQDLLMEAYDRNYERLLIINVWKGNPLKMTFIKVDPEDWGYLGYLYLHGIKLQREIGFRDVRPIREEMPLVVTTAKRVGLDHVAFAQVFAELTGGVFVPRKERSLLGIADRYNTNVLSVIERHPRGMAINFYRLDVSREKAVGPLISVKIWIMEDGRRWDYKEASWLKRKTGPSKE; via the coding sequence ATGATGCTGATAACGACTTCCCACAGACCCACCAGAAGAACGAGGAGCTTCGGGCACGACCTGGAGAAGGTGTTCCCCAACTCCCTCTACCTGACAAGGGGAAAGAAGACGATACAAGATTTGCTCATGGAGGCCTACGATAGGAACTACGAGAGACTCTTGATAATCAACGTCTGGAAGGGCAACCCGCTTAAGATGACCTTCATCAAGGTCGACCCCGAGGACTGGGGCTACCTCGGCTACCTCTACCTCCACGGCATAAAGCTCCAGCGCGAGATCGGTTTCAGGGACGTAAGGCCGATACGGGAGGAGATGCCCCTCGTGGTGACCACAGCCAAGCGCGTCGGCCTCGACCACGTTGCCTTCGCCCAGGTTTTTGCAGAACTCACCGGTGGAGTGTTCGTCCCGAGGAAGGAGCGCTCGCTCCTCGGCATAGCCGACAGGTACAACACCAACGTCCTGAGCGTCATCGAGAGGCACCCGCGCGGAATGGCGATTAACTTCTACCGCCTGGACGTCAGCAGGGAGAAGGCCGTCGGCCCTCTCATAAGCGTCAAGATATGGATAATGGAGGACGGGCGGAGATGGGACTACAAGGAGGCGTCATGGCTGAAGAGGAAAACTGGCCCATCGAAGGAGTGA